The Caldisericaceae bacterium region CTGATACTGTTGATAGAGCAGGTAAAGTTGCAAGAGAAAATGGTGTTGATTTTGTTATTGCAATTGGTGGTGGAAGTGTTATTGATGCAGCAAAAATCATTAAAGTGATTGCAGTTAGTAATAAAAGTTCCTGGGATTATTTTGAAAGACCACCAAAATACACTATTAAAGGAAACACTCTTCCGCTACTTGCAGTGATTACAGTTGCAGCAACAGGCTCTGAGTTAGATGCAGCAGCTGTAATTACAAACTCAAAAACAAGAGATAAAAGAGGTGTATTTGATAGAGCACTCTTCCCTACAGTTTCTATTATAGACCCTCTTCTTACCTTGACAATCCCCAAAAAACAAACCATTGATGGCGTTGTAGATATGTTTACACATATATTAGAAAGCTATCTATCTTCTAAAAGTTCTGCACCTGTTTCTGATGCAATCTCAGAAGCTTTAATGAAAAAAGCACTATACTTTGGAGAAATTGTATACAACAATCCAAGTGATATAGAAGCAAGAGAAAGCCTCTCTTGGATTTCTGCACTTGCACTTTCTAGCATACCCAATGCAGGAAGGAGAGGACCGCTTCCCATGCACAGATTAGAGCATCCCATATCAGGTCTTTTTCAAATTTCACATGGAAGAGGGTTAGCAATCTTACTTCCTTCTTTTTTATATCATACAAAAGACATTCATTCAGATAGATTAAAAGCATTAGGTAAGGCGTTGTTTTCAACAGGTTCTCCTACCAAAACTATTGAAAGACTTGTCCATTTTCTTAAGAATGTCGATGCTTTTGAGTCTCTTAAACATTACAGGGTAAAGAGTCCCGACCTTGAAAAATTTGTAAACATGGCTTTTTTAGATGAGAATAAAGATACTATAGAAGCAAGAGAACCTTTAGATAGAAGTTTAGTTAAGCAAATTTATGAGACTGCTTTTGACTATAAAGAACTTTTTAAAAAAGTTTAGAATTTGATTTTTATAACTCTTTAAATTTGTAGGTAATTCTATAAATTTGTCAATCTTTATTCGATATCTCTTGACAATTTTTTTTAAGTCGTAAAATTTAATATGAATAACATAGGCAGGGGGTTTACAAATAAAAAAGGATTAAAGGGTTTTACCTTAGTTGAGGTGATTGTTGCATTAACAGTATTTTTTGTTGCTGTTATTTACCTTCTTGGAGGATATTACTCATACTACGGCTCTGTAAAACAATTAAATTATAAAGCTATTGGTCAAAGCCTTGCGCAATTTGAACTTGAAGATTTAAGGAATTTTTCTATGCCAGTATTGGATTCGCTTGTTAAAGGTGGTTACTATCCAACAGGATTAACTTATTCTGCGCCTAATTATCCACATGATACAAATACTAACCCAGCTATTTACGACTCTGGCAAGGTTGATACATCTTATAGAATAGAGCACATAACAAAAATTCTTAATGTGGAAAATTCAGAAAGTCTACCAGAACTGATTCTACCAAATAGTATTGAAATTCAGCCTGTTCTCCAAACAGATCTTGTTACAGGTTATACGTATTATGATTATACAATTATTTTGCATAAGGAAGTTTTCCCGCATTATTACCGTAGAGTTGTGATAGTCGATAAAACACCGGGTATTTCATCTTTATCAAATAAAATCTATGAAATTACGGTTACTATTTATTGGAGTGTTAATGGTGTTGAAAAAAAC contains the following coding sequences:
- a CDS encoding prepilin-type N-terminal cleavage/methylation domain-containing protein; translated protein: MNNIGRGFTNKKGLKGFTLVEVIVALTVFFVAVIYLLGGYYSYYGSVKQLNYKAIGQSLAQFELEDLRNFSMPVLDSLVKGGYYPTGLTYSAPNYPHDTNTNPAIYDSGKVDTSYRIEHITKILNVENSESLPELILPNSIEIQPVLQTDLVTGYTYYDYTIILHKEVFPHYYRRVVIVDKTPGISSLSNKIYEITVTIYWSVNGVEKNVTVTTLKSAKGS
- a CDS encoding iron-containing alcohol dehydrogenase is translated as DTVDRAGKVARENGVDFVIAIGGGSVIDAAKIIKVIAVSNKSSWDYFERPPKYTIKGNTLPLLAVITVAATGSELDAAAVITNSKTRDKRGVFDRALFPTVSIIDPLLTLTIPKKQTIDGVVDMFTHILESYLSSKSSAPVSDAISEALMKKALYFGEIVYNNPSDIEARESLSWISALALSSIPNAGRRGPLPMHRLEHPISGLFQISHGRGLAILLPSFLYHTKDIHSDRLKALGKALFSTGSPTKTIERLVHFLKNVDAFESLKHYRVKSPDLEKFVNMAFLDENKDTIEAREPLDRSLVKQIYETAFDYKELFKKV